The Nocardia sp. NBC_00508 nucleotide sequence CGAATTCTCGTGATGTGGCGCCATGGTCGTTACCGGAAGTATTCATGTCATGAGCAGCACAGAGATTCGCCCCTTCCGCCCGACCGTTCTCGTCACCGGCGCGACCGGCGCCGTCGGCCGCCACCTCGTCACCAGCCTCCTCACCCGCGGTGCCACAGTCCGCGCCCTGACCCGCAAACCAGAGGACGCGAACCTGGCCGCGGCGGTCGACGTCGTCGCGGGCGACCTCGCCGACGCCTCCACCCTCGGCCCGCAGGTGTTCGAGGGCGTCGATCGCGCCTTCATCTTCCCGGCACACGGCATCGACGTCTTTCTCGACGCGGCCGTCGCCGCCGGCGTGCACCGCTTCACGGTCCTGTCCTCGCTGGCCGCGGCGATGGAATTTCCCCGCGACCGCGGCTCGGCAAGCCAGCTGCACCACAGCGCAGTCGAAGCCGCCGTCACCGATCGCACCGACGCGTGGACGATCCTGCGCCCCGGCACCTTCGCCAACAACCTGCTCGAATGGCGGTGGCAGATCAGCTCGGGCACACCCATCCGCGCACCGTACCTGGCATCCGCGCAGGCACCGGTTCACGAATACGACGTCGCCGATGCCGCCGCCGAGACGCTGCTGTCCGACGACCACATCGGGCAGACCATCCCGATCACCGGCCCGCAGGCACTCACCCGCACCGAGCAGGTCGCCACGATCAGCGCCGCACTCGGACGACAGATCCCGCTGACCGAGATCACCCCTGACGAATTCCGCGCCGAGACAGCGCAATTCATCCCCCAGCCGATCATGAAGATGCTGCTCGACTACTGGAGCGACACCCTCACCACCCCCGACCAGGTACGTCCCGCCACCGCCGTGACCGGCAAGCCTGGACGCACCCTGGCCGAGTGGGCCACCGACCACCGTGCCGACTTCGGCGCCTGACCACTCCACCGACCGTGCGGCCCAGCAACCCAGCCGGCCGCACGGGGGTTCCGGTAGTAAAACAACGGATATGGCGATTCGCCCTGGTCGCAGGGGCATGCCCTGGACAACTATCCGCGGCTGTATCACCAACCCCCGAACGGTTGACGTTGCCGCGTACATGGCATGCGTTACAGATCCGGCCTGCGGAAACCTGCTGCGGCTGTCGATGTTCGGAGTCGTGTTCAGTGATGTTCGGAGTGCTCTTCAGCCGGGCTGATAGTTCGCTCAGACTGAAGGCGCAGGCTGATCGACACGGTCACAGACACGTTGGCCAACACCCGACCGTGCACGGCATCGGCGGTCACAGGCACCCGGCTGCATCTGAGGCACACCCGCGCACTTGGATGTGGTGGCCCGTCAAACGGAATGCGGAGTAAGTGAGCGTCTGAGAACTGTGTCAGGTGCGGGCGAGGCGGCGTTGGTTGTGCAGGTCATCTGTGGCACCACCTACGGACGAACGTGAACACCACCTGCCGGCCGGAGATGTTGGTACAGGACATTTGACGTCATCTGAACGAGATGGCGGTAGTTGCGAGCGGGGTTTGTGTGCCTGCTCCGAGTCCCGCGGCCTGTCGCGAGTCGGCCGTCGACATCCGACCGGCGGTCCCTGGATCAGACGCTGGACAATTCGCGCAGCATTGCGTCCACGGTGATGGGTTCGCGGCCGATCAGGTCGGCCAGGGTGGGGTCGACGGCGGCGAATTCCCCGGCGCGGCTGGCGGCAAACATGCCCAGCAGCTGGTCCGCTGCCTCTGCGGGGACTCCCCGGCCCACCAGTTGCTCCCGGAACTGGTCGCCGGGCACAGTGGCTCTGGCGATGGTGCGGCCCGTGACATCGGTGGCGATGTCGGCGATGTCGTCAAAGGTGAGCGCCTGAGATGCGGTGAGCGGCGGCGTGGGGCCGTCGAAGCGGCCTTCGTCAGCCAGGACGGCGGCGGCCGCCTCCGCGAGGTCGGCGTGGGTGGTCCAACTGACCGGCCCGTCTGCGGGGAGGACGACCTGGCCGGACTCGAGGCCATGGCCGAGGAACCGCACCGCGCTGGCGGCATAGAAACCATTGCGCAGCGAGGTGAACGGTACTCCGGCGGCGCGCAGCGCTTCCTCGGTAGCGGCATGGTCGCGGCAGGGCTGGAAATACGACGAGGCGCTCGCACCCATGTGGCTGGTGTAGAGGATGCGGCGGGCACCCGCTGCGACGGCCCCGTCGATCGCGGCACGGTGCTGCCGCACTGCCTCATCGCCCAGCTTGTCGACAGAAACGATGAGTACCTGGGAGGCGCCCTCGAAGGAGTGGGCGAGGCTGACGGCGTCGGTGAAGCTGCCTTGCCGCACCCGTACCCCCTGGTCGGCGAACGACTGCGCCTTCTGCGGGTCACGGACGCTGACGCCGATTCGGTCCGCCGACACGCGCGTCGACAGCCTTTCGACGATCTGACGGCCGAGCTGTCCGGTGGCTCCGGTAACGATGATCATGATGCGCTCCAGTCGCTGGTATCAATGGAATCAGTTGAAGCGTATCATTGATATTAACGATGGAATCATGTCAGCTGTATCATTGATACGTGCCATCACACCCACCCAGCAGGAACGGCGCTACCGACTCCGAAATCGCGGACATAGGCCGCGAGCAGCGGGTCATCGAGGCCGCCGCCGACCTGCTTGCGCGCGAGGGCCGCGACGCCGTCACCACTCGCGCGGTCGCGGTCGCGGCAGGTATGCAGCCACCCGCCATCTACCGGCTGTTCGGCGACAAGGACGGGTTGCTCGACGCGGTCGCCGAGCACGGCTTCGCCAAGTTTCTCGCTACCAAACACGTCGATCCCGACCCGCAGGACCTCCTCGCGGATCTGAGGGCCGGCTGGGACCTGGCCGTCGAGTTCGGTCTGGCCAATCCCGCGCTGTACACCCTGATGTACAGCGAGCCCACGAGGGCTGCGTCGCCTGCTTTCAAGGCTGGTATGGAGATCCTGATGGGCCGTCTACGTCGCCTCGCTGCGGGCGGCTGGCTCCATGTCGATGAGGAACTCGCGGCCATGATCATCCATGCCACGGCGCGCGGCGCGGTGCTCACCTGGCTGTCCCTGCCGCAGGAGCGGCGCAACCCGGCCCTGTTGACCACTCTTCGGGAGTCCATGGTCGCCGCAGTAACCAACCAGGAGCCGGCGGTGCGCGACGCGGGACCGGCCGGCGCTGCCCGCGCCTTGCGCGCTGCGCTGCCCGAACAAACCAGCCTCAGCAGCGCGGAGCAGCATCTACTGAAGGAGTGGCTGGACCGGCTCGCCACCGAAGGATGAGGCCCGCCCACACCTCACGCGGCGCCCGCCACGACCTCTTGCCGGTTCAGCCTCCTGCGTCGGCGGAATCTACGAAACCCACACCCCGGCAAGGACGATCCGACAACGCCCAGATTGTCGGGAAGCACAACCTGCGGCACGACCACACACCTGCAACCGACACCGCCGACCCGCCGGCGGCGTCACTTGTCCCACTCGGGCAGGCACGACACCGTGCCCGAATACGAGCGCGACAGCGGTTACCACGATTCGATCAGCGGCACATCATGCTCCTGCCGCTGCCATTCCTCGGTGAGGCGACCGAGTCGGTCCGGGGCGGCGATGCTGCGCACGCCTGTGATCTTGTCGTCTCGGATCTCCAGGATCACGACGCCCACGACCCGGTCGTCGAGCGTGACGAGCATGGCCGGGCAGCCGTTGATCACGACGGCATGGATCGAGGGCGAGCCACCGGCGAATCTCCGCTTGGCCGGAGACGGTTTGAAGCCGGCCCGCGCCGCGCTGGCGATCCGCTCCGGGGTCGAGTACCGGATCAGCTTCTCGGCCAGCCCCGCGCCGTCGGAGATGCCCGTCGCGTCGTCGGTCAGCAGCGCAACCAGCCGTTCGGTCCGGCCCGAGGAGGCGGCATCGACGAACGCCTCGACGATTCGACGCGCGGAGGCATGGTCGATGTCAGTGCCGTTGCCAGCGGCGGCGATTCGACGCCGGGCTCGGTGGGTGTGTTGCTGACTCCCGGACTCGGTGATGCCGAGAATCTCGGCTATCTCGGCGTGGCTGTACGCAAAGGCCTCGCGCAGCACGTAAGCGGCCCGTTCGACCGGCGAAAGACGCTCCATGAGCGTCAGCACCGCCAGAGTCACCGATTCGCGCTGCTCGACTGTGTCGGCCGGACCCAGCATCGGGTCGCCGTCGAGGAGCGGTTCGGGCATCCAGGCGCCGACCGCGCGTTCGCGCCGCACCTTCGCCGAACGGAGCC carries:
- a CDS encoding SDR family oxidoreductase, with translation MSSTEIRPFRPTVLVTGATGAVGRHLVTSLLTRGATVRALTRKPEDANLAAAVDVVAGDLADASTLGPQVFEGVDRAFIFPAHGIDVFLDAAVAAGVHRFTVLSSLAAAMEFPRDRGSASQLHHSAVEAAVTDRTDAWTILRPGTFANNLLEWRWQISSGTPIRAPYLASAQAPVHEYDVADAAAETLLSDDHIGQTIPITGPQALTRTEQVATISAALGRQIPLTEITPDEFRAETAQFIPQPIMKMLLDYWSDTLTTPDQVRPATAVTGKPGRTLAEWATDHRADFGA
- a CDS encoding sigma-70 family RNA polymerase sigma factor, translating into MDTATVARFEASRNRLASLAYRLLGSAADAEDTVQDAFLRWQAADREYVEVPEAWLTKIVTNLALDRLRSAKVRRERAVGAWMPEPLLDGDPMLGPADTVEQRESVTLAVLTLMERLSPVERAAYVLREAFAYSHAEIAEILGITESGSQQHTHRARRRIAAAGNGTDIDHASARRIVEAFVDAASSGRTERLVALLTDDATGISDGAGLAEKLIRYSTPERIASAARAGFKPSPAKRRFAGGSPSIHAVVINGCPAMLVTLDDRVVGVVILEIRDDKITGVRSIAAPDRLGRLTEEWQRQEHDVPLIESW
- a CDS encoding NmrA family NAD(P)-binding protein, with translation MIIVTGATGQLGRQIVERLSTRVSADRIGVSVRDPQKAQSFADQGVRVRQGSFTDAVSLAHSFEGASQVLIVSVDKLGDEAVRQHRAAIDGAVAAGARRILYTSHMGASASSYFQPCRDHAATEEALRAAGVPFTSLRNGFYAASAVRFLGHGLESGQVVLPADGPVSWTTHADLAEAAAAVLADEGRFDGPTPPLTASQALTFDDIADIATDVTGRTIARATVPGDQFREQLVGRGVPAEAADQLLGMFAASRAGEFAAVDPTLADLIGREPITVDAMLRELSSV
- a CDS encoding TetR/AcrR family transcriptional regulator yields the protein MPSHPPSRNGATDSEIADIGREQRVIEAAADLLAREGRDAVTTRAVAVAAGMQPPAIYRLFGDKDGLLDAVAEHGFAKFLATKHVDPDPQDLLADLRAGWDLAVEFGLANPALYTLMYSEPTRAASPAFKAGMEILMGRLRRLAAGGWLHVDEELAAMIIHATARGAVLTWLSLPQERRNPALLTTLRESMVAAVTNQEPAVRDAGPAGAARALRAALPEQTSLSSAEQHLLKEWLDRLATEG